A genomic segment from Cyprinus carpio isolate SPL01 chromosome A22, ASM1834038v1, whole genome shotgun sequence encodes:
- the LOC109074309 gene encoding integumentary mucin C.1-like has product MQQISAGMWILSSRVEDPCHRPVDPWAAETSIAPSTRTTAPELTCKIATAASIVRLTKNPAPTCISATATSTARSSTTTPAPQSTSRSAVTEPTSTTQSRPPAPTLSSTVLTSTTLSSTASTSISAAVTSTSQKTAQLTYTTQPASVPQNMTALASATFKLRCFAELSNDEIITYIEKFVKHFQSSISGTIKITVRKSRKLLA; this is encoded by the exons ATGCAGCAAATCTCTGCAGGAATGTGGATCTTGAGCTCCAGAGTTGAGGACCCTTGCCATAGACCAGTGGACCCTTGGG CTGCAGAAACATCTATCGCTCCATCAACAAGAACAACAGCCCCTGAACTAACATGTAAAATAGCTACAGCAGCATCTATAGTTCGATTAACAAAAAATCCTGCACCAACATGTATATCAGCTACAGCAACATCTACAGCTCGATCATCAACCACAACCCCTGCCCCACAGTCTACATCTCGCTCAGCAGTCACTGAACCAACATCTACAACTCAATCAAGACCACCTGCACCAACTTTAAGTTCAACTGTGCTAACATCAACCACTCTGTCATCAACTGCATCAACATCGATATCAGCTGCAGTAACATCTACTTCTCAAAAGACAGCTCAACTTACATATACAACTCAACCAGCTTCTGTCCCACAAA ATATGACAGCATTAGCTTCTGCAACTTTCAAATTGAGATGCTTTGCTGAACTGAGCAATGATGAAATCATTACATATATTGAAAAG TTTGTCAAGCACTTTCAATCAAGCATTAGTGGGACCATCAAGATTACTGTGAGGAAATCAAGAAAACTGTTGGCATAA